The DNA sequence CCGGACGGCTTCGACGCGGCCAGGACCTCCTTCAGGTCGCCGTCGATCAGCGCGGTGCGGCGCTCGGTCGGGAAGTCCTTCGCGATCTTCGCCAGCTCCGACGAGACGAGCTTCTTCAGCACGGACTCGTCGTCGAGGATCTTGCTCAGCTCCGCGATCTCCTCGCGCAGCCGCTCCTGCTCCGACTCCAGCTCGAGCCGGTCGTACTTGGTCAGCCGGCGCAGCGGGGTGTCGAGGATGTAGGTCGCCTGGATCTCGGAGAGCTTGAAGCGCGTCATGAGGCCGTCCTTCGCGGCCTGCGCGTTCTCGCTCTCGCGGATGAGCTTGATCACCTTGTCGATGTTGAGCAGGGCGATCAGCAGGCCGTCGACCAGGTGCAGCCGCTCTTCGCGCTTGCGGCGCCGGTACTTCGTGCGCCGCGTGACGACCTCGTAGCGGTGCCGGAGGAAGACCTCCAGCAGCTCCTTGAGCCCGAGGGTCTGCGGCTGGCCGTCGACGAGGACCAGGTTGTTGATGCCGAACGACTGCTCCAGCGGCGTGAGCCGGTAGAGGTCGGCCAGCAGGGCCTGCGGGTTGACGCCGACCTTGCACTCGATGACGAGCCGCGTGCCGTTCTCGCGGTCGGTGAGGTCCTTGACGTCGGCGATGCCGGTGAGCCGCTTGGACTTGTTGACCTCGTCGGTGATCTTCTCGATCACCTTCTCCGGGCCGACGCCGTAGGGCAGTTCGGTGACGGTGATCGCCTGCCGCCCGCGGCTGCCTTCGAGGGGCCCGGTCTCGACGTTCGCGCGCATCCGTACGACACCGCGGCCGGTCTCGTACGCGCGACGGACCTCGTCGAGGCCCAGCAGCTTGCCGCCGGTGGGCAGGTCGGGACCGGGGACGAACTCCATCAGTTTGTCGAGCGTCGCGGTCGGGTGCGTGATCAGCCATCGCGCCGCGGCGACGACCTCGCCGAGGTTGTGCGGGATCATGTTCGTCGCCATCCCGACCGCGATCCCGGACGTGCCGTTGACCAGCAGGTTCGGGAACGCCGCGGGCAGCACGGTCGGCTCTTCGAGCGACCCGTCGTAGTTGGGCCGGAAGTCGACGGTGTCCTCGCCCAGCTCACCGACGAGCTGCATGGCTTCGGGGGACATACGTGCCTCGGTATAACGCGAAGCAGCCGGTCCATCGTCTGGGCTGCCGAAGTTTCCGTGCCCGTCGATCAGCGGCGCGTTCAGGGAGAAGTCCTGCGCGAGGCGGACCATCGCGTCGTAGATCGCGGTGTCGCCGTGCGGGTGGTACTTGCCCATGCAGTTGTGGACGACGAAACCCTCGGCCACGAACTCGTGTGCTTCGGTGCCGACCTGGATGTCGTAGGTGACGTCCGCCGCGACCGGCTCGACCGAAACGACTTTGAGGAACGAGAACCCCTTCAACGCGTCGAGGTTGTCGGCGAGCGGGGAGCCGATCCGGCGCAGTTTGTCGATCCAGCCGTCTTGGCACGCGCGGCCGAGCGGGAACGAGCGGTCGGCCAGCGCGGTGCCGTGCCGGTCCTTGCCGTAACGGACCTCGGCGCCGCTCACCGCCGACAAAGAAGCGCGGAAGGCGTTGCCGTCGGTGTCCCGGAACCAGCCGCCGCCCGTGTGGGCCGCCGAGAATTCGGCCATGACCGCCTTGGCGGGCAGGCGGTCGTTGCCCTGCTTGCCGCCGTAGCCGTAGGCGATCTCGGTGAGCCTTTCCAGCCCGCTCTTCTTGTAGCCGATCTTGGTCCACGGCAGTAGGACGTGGGCCAGCACGGCGGCGTCCGATCCGCTGACGGACAGGCCGAGCAGGGTCTTGTGGCCGTCGGTCTTCGTGTTGCTCCAGTGATGACCGTGGATCCCCAGATCCGCGAGCATCGCGTATACCTGCCGGACGAGCGTTTCGCTCGTGCTGACGTAGACGATCTCCCGGTGGTCCTTGCGGATGTACCCGTCGCCGTCGAAGATTCCGGCGAGGAACGGCGCCCAGGACGGCCGGTTCGAGAGGACTTCCGCCGGGACGGCCTTCGCGTCGCTGAGCGGGCTCCCGGCCGCGAGCAGGCCGTCGTGCCGGGAGAAAGTGAGGATGTGCTGGTCGCGCCAGCCCGGCTTCGCCGCGACGCGGGTTCCCCGGGATACGCCGAGGCCGTTGGTCACCGCCCAGTCGTGCACCACGTCGAGGGGCTCGACGTCGCACATGTGGATCCGGACCCGGCCGTCCGCGTCGCGGTTCCGGTCGACCGCGAAGCCCTCGGCGGTGATCAAGCCGAGGAGGTAGGCGTAGCGATCGCCGCCCGCCGGCCGCTCGTCCCGGCGGGCGTTCCCGTAGGCGACGGTCAGCCGCCCGGTGAGGTCGCGCGCGTCCGTCCAGGTCAAGGTCGAGTCGTCGGCCACGGTCCGGAACCGCTGACCCGGCGTGACGAGCATCGTGTGCCCGTTGGACCAGGTGACACGCACGAGATCGGAAGCCGGGTTTTCGTAGACCTCGGTGACGGGAACGGCTTCACCGCGCCCGTCGAGGACATGGTCGCCGATCTCGATCTCTTCGATCGGCCGCAGTCCGCCCGGGGTCGACACCAGTGCGCCGCGGACGAAGCAGTCCCCGACGACGCGGGACGACTTCACGTACGCGTGCGTGGGCCGGTAACCCTGCTCGTGCATGGAAAAGAGGATCCGGCGGTGCACCGGCTTCAACCCGTCGCGCGCGTCGGGCAGGGCGCGCGAGTGGATGACCGAATACGCGTACTCCAGGTAGGAGTCTTCGATCTCCGTCTTCAGGGAGTTGTCGAAGACGTTCGCACCGGCGGAGTCGAACGCGCTGGGATCGACCTTGGTGGTGGGGCCCTTGCGGCGTGCCACGGCAGAACTCCTTGGTAGCTACGAAAATATCAAGCGTCGATGGCGTCGCGGTCGATCCGGTCCGAGGAGGCGACCAGCCAGTTCCGCCGGGGCTCGACCTTCTCGCCCATCAGCAGTTCCAGCGCGCTCTCGGCGGCTTCGGCGTCGTCCATGGTGATGCGGCGGACCGAGCGGGTGGACGGGTTCATCGTGGTGTCCCACAGCTCGTCGGCGTCCATCTCGCCGAGGCCCTTGAACCGCGGGACCGGCGTGACGATGCTCTTGCCCGCCCGCTCCAGCTGGGCGAACTTCGTCTCCATCTCCTGCTGCGTGAAGGTGAAGTGCGTCTCGGGGTTGCGGCCCTTGGTGACGAGCTTGTGCAACGGCGGCATCGCCGCGTACAGCCGGCCGTCTTCGATCACCGGGCGCATGTACTTGGCGAACAGGGTGATCAGCAGGGTCCGGATGTGCGAGCCGTCGACGTCCGCGTCGGCCATCAGGATCACCCGGCCGTAGCGCATCGTCGTCAGGTCGAACGTGCGGCCGGTGCCCGCGCCCAGGACCTGCACGATCGACGCGATCTCGGCGTTCTTCAGCGTGTCGCCCAGGGACGCCTTCTGGACGTTCAGGATCTTGCCCCGCAGCGGCAGCAGGGCCTGGTACTCCGAGACGCGCGCCATCCGGGCCGACCCGAGCGCGCTGTCGCCCTCGACCAGGAACAGCTCACTGCGCGAGACGCCGGTGGTGCGGCAGTCGACCAGCTTCGGCGGCATCGCCGCGCCTTCCAGCGCGGTCTTGCGCCTCGCGGCGTCCTTCTGCTGCTTCTGGGTGAGCCGGACGCGGGAGGCGTCGACCACCTTCTGCAGCACGACCTTGGCCTCGGACTTGGTCTTGCGGTCCTCGGTCCAGGCCTTGACGTGCTTGTCGACGATGCCCTGGATGACGCGGGTGACGCCGGCGGTGGACAGCTCGTCCTTGGTCTGCGACGTGAACTGCGGCTCCGGCAGCCGGACGTGCACCGCGGCGGTCATG is a window from the Amycolatopsis sp. NBC_00355 genome containing:
- a CDS encoding DNA topoisomerase (ATP-hydrolyzing); this translates as MARRKGPTTKVDPSAFDSAGANVFDNSLKTEIEDSYLEYAYSVIHSRALPDARDGLKPVHRRILFSMHEQGYRPTHAYVKSSRVVGDCFVRGALVSTPGGLRPIEEIEIGDHVLDGRGEAVPVTEVYENPASDLVRVTWSNGHTMLVTPGQRFRTVADDSTLTWTDARDLTGRLTVAYGNARRDERPAGGDRYAYLLGLITAEGFAVDRNRDADGRVRIHMCDVEPLDVVHDWAVTNGLGVSRGTRVAAKPGWRDQHILTFSRHDGLLAAGSPLSDAKAVPAEVLSNRPSWAPFLAGIFDGDGYIRKDHREIVYVSTSETLVRQVYAMLADLGIHGHHWSNTKTDGHKTLLGLSVSGSDAAVLAHVLLPWTKIGYKKSGLERLTEIAYGYGGKQGNDRLPAKAVMAEFSAAHTGGGWFRDTDGNAFRASLSAVSGAEVRYGKDRHGTALADRSFPLGRACQDGWIDKLRRIGSPLADNLDALKGFSFLKVVSVEPVAADVTYDIQVGTEAHEFVAEGFVVHNCMGKYHPHGDTAIYDAMVRLAQDFSLNAPLIDGHGNFGSPDDGPAASRYTEARMSPEAMQLVGELGEDTVDFRPNYDGSLEEPTVLPAAFPNLLVNGTSGIAVGMATNMIPHNLGEVVAAARWLITHPTATLDKLMEFVPGPDLPTGGKLLGLDEVRRAYETGRGVVRMRANVETGPLEGSRGRQAITVTELPYGVGPEKVIEKITDEVNKSKRLTGIADVKDLTDRENGTRLVIECKVGVNPQALLADLYRLTPLEQSFGINNLVLVDGQPQTLGLKELLEVFLRHRYEVVTRRTKYRRRKREERLHLVDGLLIALLNIDKVIKLIRESENAQAAKDGLMTRFKLSEIQATYILDTPLRRLTKYDRLELESEQERLREEIAELSKILDDESVLKKLVSSELAKIAKDFPTERRTALIDGDLKEVLAASKPSGPLEVTDDPCQVILSATGLVARTAAESEESTETRRRNGRVKHDAVSAVVHTTARGQVLLVTSRGRAFKTDVLPLPVLPEQAGTVSLRGGMAARELIPLEKGETVVGIAPLGEQAAGSPGLALGTRAGVVKVCSPEWPVRSDEFEVISLKDGDEVVGATWLRDGTETLAFLTSEASLLKYAASLVRPQGLKGGGMAGINVGAGSAVFFGAVRTDDDEHGEPMVITATGVSVKVTPFSEYPAKGRATGGVRAQRFLKGETELRVAWIGPRPAGSARNGDPVELPEVDVRRDGSGHAHPGPDVVGHLIERD